In the genome of Candidatus Dadabacteria bacterium, the window AACGCCGCGACGGGGTCAGTTAAGAATTTCTTTTCTGACCGGCATCTGCAGATCATCAAGCATCCTGAGATCATCGCGCGGGGAGCGTCCCGGAGTAGTAAGGTAGTTGCCGAGGATCATGGCGTTCGCCCCGGCCACAAGACCCATCGCCTGGAGGTCCCGAAGCGTCACTTCCCTTCCGCCCGCCGTCATTATTATCTTGTCCGGCAGCACCAGCCTGAAAATCGAAATGGTTCTTACTGCTTCAAGCGGCTCTATGGTCTCAAGGTTCTCAAACGGAGTTCCGGGTCTCGGATCAAGGAAGTTTATCGGAACCCAGGTGGGGTCAAGATCCCTTATCTCGAAAGCGAACTCAATTCTCTGACGCATGCTCTCCCCCATGCCGAGTATGCCGCCCGAGCAGAGGTTCATGCCGGTTTCCTTTACCAGAAGAGCGGTCTTGAGCCTGTCATCGTAGCTGTGGGTGGTGCATATGCTTGGAAAATGGCTCCTGCAGGTCTCGATATTGTGGTTGTATCTCCACACCCCGTGGTCCCTGAGCTCGTAGGCCTGTTCCCTGGTAAGATCGCCGAGGGAACAGCCGACCTTGAGATCAGTCTCCGCGCAGAGAAGGTCAACGGCCTCGAGAACCTTTTTGAATATCCTAGGCGTCGGGCCCTTGGCGCTTATTACTATGCAGAAATCCAT includes:
- the bioB gene encoding biotin synthase BioB, with amino-acid sequence MTFEDALALTELSGERLSDLISLARKVTLKYKGDGVFLRSIISAQTGNCPEDCSFCSQSAHFDTEVEAHPLMAAERILGAARQAEKMGAMDFCIVISAKGPTPRIFKKVLEAVDLLCAETDLKVGCSLGDLTREQAYELRDHGVWRYNHNIETCRSHFPSICTTHSYDDRLKTALLVKETGMNLCSGGILGMGESMRQRIEFAFEIRDLDPTWVPINFLDPRPGTPFENLETIEPLEAVRTISIFRLVLPDKIIMTAGGREVTLRDLQAMGLVAGANAMILGNYLTTPGRSPRDDLRMLDDLQMPVRKEILN